The following coding sequences are from one Limibacillus halophilus window:
- a CDS encoding DMT family transporter, with the protein MSTPISDPGQSGGASDSEGRDPLYLRGLAFVLGASLFNSSIGFLIRVVEEADGWTLLFYRSIAFVIFMLGFLAFRHGPTNLPARFRAIGYPGVLAGVMLGISFTGFIFALLNTTVANVVFIGASSPFLAAFFAYVALRERLSLKTWMAMGLALVGVAVMVGDGLTGGGILGIGLALLTITTFAIALVALRSGRRNDMRPATCLAGVFALCAATVMADTLVISAHDLAVACTMGVVQLGLQYAFLTAGTRYVPAGEVALVGRLQLVLAPLWAWLAVGEVPSDMTFIGGIVIVTALVFHGFNALRGTSLRV; encoded by the coding sequence TCTACGCCGATCTCTGATCCTGGCCAATCTGGGGGCGCCTCTGATTCTGAGGGGCGCGATCCACTTTATCTGAGGGGGCTGGCATTCGTATTGGGTGCCAGCCTTTTCAATTCCTCCATCGGTTTCTTGATCCGCGTGGTCGAGGAAGCGGATGGCTGGACACTGCTCTTCTATCGCTCAATCGCTTTCGTCATCTTCATGCTGGGGTTTCTCGCCTTTCGCCACGGCCCAACTAACTTGCCGGCCCGCTTCAGGGCTATCGGTTATCCGGGTGTCCTGGCGGGCGTCATGCTGGGTATTTCCTTTACCGGGTTCATATTCGCACTGCTAAACACGACCGTTGCGAACGTCGTGTTCATCGGCGCATCTTCGCCATTCCTGGCCGCATTCTTTGCCTATGTCGCGCTTAGAGAGCGATTGAGCTTGAAGACCTGGATGGCAATGGGTTTAGCACTTGTCGGCGTGGCCGTAATGGTTGGTGATGGCCTGACAGGCGGCGGAATTCTCGGAATTGGTCTGGCTTTGCTCACCATCACCACCTTTGCCATTGCGTTGGTCGCGCTGCGGTCCGGTCGGCGTAACGATATGCGGCCGGCCACCTGTTTGGCTGGGGTTTTCGCCTTGTGCGCAGCGACGGTTATGGCCGATACGCTCGTGATCTCTGCGCATGATCTTGCCGTAGCCTGCACAATGGGTGTCGTGCAGTTGGGGCTGCAGTACGCCTTCTTGACCGCCGGCACTCGCTATGTACCTGCGGGGGAGGTCGCACTGGTCGGCCGACTTCAGTTGGTCCTCGCACCGCTTTGGGCATGGTTGGCGGTGGGTGAGGTTCCCAGCGATATGACCTTCATTGGTGGGATTGTTATTGTGACGGCGCTCGTGTTTCACGGATTCAACGCCTTGCGAGGAACTTCCTTGAGAGTCTAA
- a CDS encoding flavin monoamine oxidase family protein has translation MSNHLGSAGAWEGLFRAIITWHSSREADSVSTLDSSRYLDTHEDWSILEGYGSLITHFSHGLNAALCNPVTSIERDPTRFRVETPNGILNAQRLIIALPVNVLRNGLLRMEPGFPEGIREALEAVPMGCALKAVFTIEGLNSPFGQTSSAVGKDSDQRTGAYLVRPQGYPLINGFYGGENARALEQSGPQTIEAIAREELKAVFGGEAGKSLTFRCSTTWNQDPLSLGAYSAALPGLADRRLLLAECFDDQLFLAGEHCSINAFSTVHGAWETGLLAADRAAASLA, from the coding sequence ATTTCAAACCATCTGGGCAGCGCTGGCGCCTGGGAAGGTTTATTCCGCGCCATTATCACCTGGCACAGCAGTCGGGAGGCCGATAGCGTCTCCACCTTGGATTCAAGCCGCTATCTCGACACCCACGAGGATTGGTCGATTTTGGAAGGCTATGGATCCCTCATTACCCACTTTTCACACGGATTGAACGCGGCACTTTGCAATCCGGTGACATCTATCGAGCGCGATCCCACTAGGTTCCGGGTAGAGACCCCAAACGGAATTCTGAATGCGCAACGTTTGATTATCGCTTTGCCGGTCAATGTACTGCGCAATGGTCTCCTTCGAATGGAGCCGGGGTTTCCCGAAGGAATACGCGAGGCCTTGGAAGCCGTGCCCATGGGGTGTGCGTTGAAAGCGGTATTCACCATCGAAGGGCTCAATAGCCCCTTTGGTCAGACCAGTTCGGCCGTCGGAAAGGACAGCGACCAAAGAACGGGCGCGTATCTTGTTCGCCCACAGGGCTATCCGTTGATTAACGGCTTTTACGGTGGCGAGAATGCACGTGCGCTCGAACAGTCAGGACCCCAGACCATTGAAGCAATCGCGCGGGAAGAATTGAAGGCGGTTTTTGGTGGCGAGGCTGGTAAATCGTTGACCTTTCGCTGCTCAACGACGTGGAACCAGGATCCACTATCGCTCGGCGCATACTCCGCCGCCTTGCCAGGCTTGGCTGACAGAAGGCTCTTACTGGCCGAGTGCTTCGACGATCAACTCTTCCTGGCTGGAGAGCATTGTTCCATCAACGCTTTCAGTACTGTGCACGGCGCTTGGGAAACCGGATTGCTGGCCGCCGATCGGGCCGCGGCAAGTCTTGCTTAG
- a CDS encoding FAD-dependent oxidoreductase yields the protein MPARKSDTDVAIIGAGAAGIAAARRLRQLGVDYSLLEARDRVGGRAHTIEITPGVFQDLGAQFLHSGSQNPLVPLAREQGFTVPGITPDWSRRLAPTPLDETGIKKRQAAIESAFIAVD from the coding sequence TTGCCTGCCCGGAAATCCGACACAGACGTTGCCATCATCGGTGCTGGCGCGGCAGGAATCGCTGCCGCGCGACGTTTGCGGCAGTTAGGCGTCGACTATTCATTGCTGGAAGCGCGGGACCGAGTCGGCGGCCGCGCGCATACCATCGAAATCACACCCGGCGTGTTTCAGGATCTGGGCGCTCAGTTCCTTCATTCCGGTAGCCAGAACCCCCTGGTGCCACTCGCTCGCGAACAAGGCTTCACCGTCCCTGGTATCACACCCGACTGGTCTCGTCGACTTGCGCCTACGCCCCTTGATGAAACCGGCATCAAAAAGCGCCAGGCGGCCATCGAGAGCGCATTCATTGCGGTGGATTAA
- a CDS encoding M81 family metallopeptidase produces the protein MRIAVGGFQHETNTFAPSKATFEDFERADAWPPLTRGQGMAQVVSGINLPVAGALEYIRDQGHEILPLVWASAPPSAHVTEDAFERIVAMLLEDLKKAGPLDGVYLDLHGAMVTEHLEDGEGAILKRVRDLLGPNVPLAVSLDLHANVTPEMVDLADILEIYRTYPHVDMAATGARAAERLEALLNTEERWHKAFLQLPFLIPLTGGCTFIDPSKSLYEKIPHLIDENQIVSLSFACGFSPADIYHVGASVVAYGKDSARVWKVAEEFRDAVIAREAEFAGDLFAAPDAVRKAREISAVASRPVVLADTQDNPGAGGNGDTTGLLKELVAQHAEKAVVGVLCDPASAAGAHDAGVGADIRLSLGGKSGWPGVTPLEGTFKVLALSDGKTVGTGPFYKGANIDLGKTALLEISGVKVIVGSRKIQAADQSMFRTVGIEPSSMGILALKSSVHFRADFQPIAEKVLVAASPGPNPVDYESLAYRRVRPGIRLMPGSSRTS, from the coding sequence ATGCGCATCGCCGTTGGCGGTTTCCAACACGAGACCAACACCTTTGCCCCTTCAAAGGCCACGTTCGAGGATTTCGAGCGTGCTGATGCCTGGCCGCCGTTGACCCGGGGACAAGGTATGGCGCAGGTGGTATCGGGGATAAATCTGCCGGTCGCAGGTGCGTTAGAATACATACGGGATCAGGGGCATGAGATCCTGCCGCTTGTGTGGGCGTCCGCGCCTCCGTCGGCTCATGTTACCGAGGATGCTTTCGAACGTATTGTTGCAATGCTTTTAGAGGATCTGAAAAAAGCCGGGCCGCTCGACGGGGTCTATCTCGATCTGCATGGCGCCATGGTGACAGAGCATCTGGAAGATGGCGAGGGAGCGATCCTCAAGCGCGTGCGCGACCTGCTGGGGCCGAATGTGCCCTTGGCGGTGAGTTTGGATCTGCATGCCAATGTGACGCCGGAAATGGTGGATTTGGCCGATATCCTAGAAATCTATCGGACCTATCCACACGTTGACATGGCCGCGACCGGGGCGCGTGCAGCTGAGCGGTTGGAGGCGTTGTTGAATACAGAGGAACGTTGGCACAAAGCGTTTCTGCAATTGCCTTTCCTTATTCCTTTGACCGGGGGCTGTACTTTTATCGACCCCTCGAAAAGCCTTTATGAGAAAATTCCTCATCTAATAGATGAAAATCAAATTGTATCACTTTCATTTGCCTGTGGATTTTCGCCTGCAGATATTTACCACGTGGGAGCCAGCGTGGTGGCGTACGGCAAGGATTCCGCGCGTGTTTGGAAAGTTGCCGAAGAATTCCGTGACGCGGTAATTGCCCGAGAGGCCGAGTTTGCGGGCGACCTGTTTGCAGCACCGGATGCCGTCCGCAAGGCCCGTGAGATTAGTGCCGTCGCCTCGCGCCCTGTGGTATTGGCCGATACCCAAGACAATCCCGGGGCCGGCGGCAACGGCGACACGACGGGGTTACTCAAAGAACTGGTCGCGCAGCATGCGGAGAAGGCCGTCGTCGGTGTGCTTTGTGATCCAGCATCGGCCGCCGGGGCGCACGATGCCGGTGTCGGGGCAGATATTCGACTGAGCCTGGGCGGGAAGTCGGGATGGCCTGGCGTTACGCCATTGGAGGGCACCTTCAAGGTTTTGGCGCTGTCTGACGGCAAGACGGTCGGAACGGGACCTTTTTACAAAGGTGCAAACATCGATCTTGGGAAAACCGCCTTGCTTGAGATATCAGGCGTCAAGGTCATCGTTGGTTCGCGAAAGATTCAAGCTGCGGATCAATCCATGTTCAGGACTGTTGGGATCGAACCGTCGTCCATGGGAATATTGGCCTTGAAATCCTCGGTTCATTTTCGGGCCGACTTCCAACCGATTGCCGAAAAGGTGCTGGTCGCGGCATCACCAGGGCCCAATCCAGTGGACTACGAATCTCTTGCGTATCGGCGTGTGCGCCCGGGAATTCGCTTGATGCCGGGATCATCCAGGACAAGCTAA
- the metG gene encoding methionine--tRNA ligase produces MARILITSALPYINGVKHLGNLVGSMLPGDVYARFMRMRGHDVLYICATDEHGTPAELAALEAGQSVEEYCREQHTIQAAIGARFQLSFDHFGRSSSPQNAELTQHFCKKLDEHGHIEERTISQVYSVDDARYLPDRYIVGTCPHCSYERARGDQCENCTRLLEPTDLIDARSAVSGSKNLEVRETKHLFLLQSSFVDQLRSWINSKDDWPNLVRSIALKWLDEGLHDRCITRDLSWGVPVDRPGFEGKVFYVWFDAPIEYIGATKEWADLDPENRDWRSWWDGKAKDLRYLQFMAKDNVPFHTVSFPCTLFGSGEDWKAVDFIKGFNWLTYYGGKFSTSQKRGIFMDMALEEFPSDYYRYWLMANAPEGSDSSFTWQSFVDGVNKDLADVLGNFVNRTLKFTTARFGDTVPDGGTWGAAEDKLASGLERLISSYAENMEAVQVRKALSDLRAIWVLGNEYLTDAAPWTTIKTDRDQAAVSVRTAINLIRLFATLAHPVIPENAGKLLESLGLEDNPEWPGRAIREELTAIKAGQHFQVPPILFEKVPAERVAELMARYGGE; encoded by the coding sequence ATGGCTCGCATACTCATCACATCGGCGCTTCCCTACATTAATGGTGTAAAACATTTGGGAAATCTGGTCGGCTCCATGTTGCCCGGTGATGTTTATGCGCGCTTCATGCGGATGCGTGGCCATGACGTGCTCTACATCTGCGCAACCGACGAACACGGTACGCCGGCTGAACTGGCAGCCCTGGAAGCGGGGCAGTCGGTTGAAGAGTATTGCCGTGAGCAGCATACCATCCAGGCAGCGATCGGTGCGCGGTTTCAACTTTCATTCGATCACTTCGGGCGTAGCTCCAGCCCGCAGAATGCGGAGCTGACGCAGCATTTCTGTAAGAAACTCGACGAGCATGGTCATATCGAGGAGCGAACCATCAGTCAGGTCTATTCCGTGGATGATGCGCGCTACCTGCCTGATCGCTACATCGTGGGAACCTGCCCACATTGCAGTTACGAACGAGCGCGCGGCGATCAGTGTGAAAATTGCACGCGACTGCTGGAACCTACCGACCTTATCGATGCTCGGTCCGCGGTTTCGGGATCGAAGAATCTGGAGGTTCGGGAAACTAAGCACCTGTTCCTGCTGCAAAGCAGCTTCGTCGATCAACTGAGGTCCTGGATCAACAGCAAGGACGATTGGCCAAATCTGGTACGTTCGATTGCCCTGAAATGGCTGGACGAGGGGTTGCATGACCGCTGCATCACGCGCGACTTGTCCTGGGGTGTACCTGTTGATCGGCCGGGTTTTGAGGGCAAGGTTTTTTATGTTTGGTTCGATGCGCCTATCGAATACATCGGCGCGACCAAAGAATGGGCCGACCTGGACCCGGAGAATCGAGACTGGCGTAGCTGGTGGGATGGCAAGGCGAAGGATCTGCGATACCTGCAGTTCATGGCTAAGGACAACGTGCCGTTTCACACGGTCAGCTTTCCTTGCACGCTCTTCGGTTCAGGGGAGGATTGGAAGGCTGTTGATTTCATCAAAGGTTTTAATTGGCTGACCTATTATGGCGGCAAGTTCTCGACCAGCCAGAAGCGTGGAATTTTCATGGACATGGCGCTGGAGGAGTTCCCGTCGGATTACTATCGCTATTGGTTAATGGCCAACGCGCCGGAGGGTAGTGACAGCTCCTTCACTTGGCAGAGTTTCGTCGATGGCGTCAACAAGGACCTTGCTGACGTTCTGGGCAACTTCGTCAACCGGACGCTCAAGTTCACAACGGCGCGGTTTGGCGACACGGTGCCAGACGGCGGCACATGGGGGGCGGCGGAAGACAAGCTCGCGAGCGGCCTGGAACGACTGATCTCCAGCTATGCGGAGAACATGGAAGCCGTACAGGTTCGAAAGGCGCTTTCCGACCTTCGAGCTATTTGGGTTCTAGGGAACGAATACCTGACCGATGCTGCACCCTGGACAACGATCAAGACGGATCGTGATCAAGCGGCGGTATCCGTTCGCACGGCCATCAACTTGATTCGGCTCTTTGCGACCCTTGCACATCCGGTAATCCCTGAGAATGCGGGAAAGCTCCTTGAAAGCTTGGGGCTGGAAGATAATCCGGAATGGCCAGGGCGCGCGATTCGTGAAGAATTGACTGCCATCAAAGCGGGTCAGCACTTCCAGGTGCCGCCTATTCTTTTCGAGAAGGTGCCAGCCGAACGCGTGGCGGAACTGATGGCCCGTTACGGCGGCGAGTAA
- a CDS encoding rhomboid family intramembrane serine protease, whose protein sequence is MAFLPLFDHNPRIRIERPWITYGLIALCVLVFLYEISGNTREFQRAVFTYGTIPAVLFGDRQPAAWMLTPWLTVLTSMFLHGSWWHLIGNMLFLRVFGDNTEDAMGHGRFLIFYLLCGVGATLAHAVAQPGSLQPMVGASGAISGVLGAYLLLHPRATIMALVGWLVIPVPAYLMLGIWALFQLFSALGSGGATSGVAWWAHVGGFLLGMALTPLFKRATAPYGGIYGLKQGVRLRRRKPQETQNPGNDEPESPGPWG, encoded by the coding sequence ATGGCATTTCTCCCGCTCTTCGACCACAATCCCCGGATCCGTATTGAGCGCCCCTGGATTACCTATGGACTGATTGCGCTTTGCGTCCTGGTATTTCTCTACGAGATATCCGGCAACACCCGTGAGTTTCAGCGGGCGGTATTCACCTATGGCACAATACCGGCGGTACTATTTGGCGACAGGCAACCGGCCGCGTGGATGTTGACGCCTTGGCTAACCGTCCTGACGTCCATGTTTCTGCACGGTAGCTGGTGGCACCTCATTGGTAACATGCTGTTTCTGCGCGTATTCGGTGATAACACCGAAGACGCCATGGGACATGGTCGATTTCTTATCTTCTATTTGCTGTGTGGTGTTGGTGCGACTTTGGCACACGCCGTTGCTCAGCCCGGTTCCCTGCAGCCAATGGTCGGCGCGAGCGGCGCTATCTCCGGTGTTCTGGGAGCCTATCTACTACTCCATCCTCGCGCCACGATCATGGCGCTCGTCGGCTGGCTGGTCATTCCCGTTCCCGCGTATTTGATGCTCGGAATTTGGGCACTGTTTCAGCTCTTTTCGGCTTTGGGTAGCGGCGGCGCCACCAGTGGTGTCGCCTGGTGGGCGCACGTCGGCGGCTTCCTGCTTGGCATGGCCCTCACGCCCCTATTCAAACGTGCGACTGCTCCTTATGGCGGTATCTACGGCTTGAAACAGGGGGTGCGGCTGCGCAGGCGCAAACCCCAGGAAACGCAAAATCCCGGAAACGATGAACCCGAGAGTCCCGGGCCATGGGGGTAG
- a CDS encoding exodeoxyribonuclease III, whose product MVKVATWNVNSINARLPNATAWIQQAKPDVLLLQEIKCEADKFPLLEIQALGYHCAIHGQKSYNGVAILSRDPLEITQEGLPGDPDDQQARYLEARTAGIRVASIYLPNGNPVDTPKFQYKLDWMDRLKVHAATLLKTEEAIILGGDYNCIPEPRDCYDPKAWAGDALFKPQTREALREIVALGYYEAFREIHPQRVAYSFWDYQARAWDADHGIRIDHLLLSPQAVDLLEDCDIDREPRGQPKASDHTPVWCTLAA is encoded by the coding sequence ATGGTTAAAGTCGCCACCTGGAACGTCAATTCGATAAACGCACGGCTGCCCAATGCGACGGCCTGGATCCAGCAAGCAAAACCCGATGTCCTGTTGTTGCAGGAAATCAAATGCGAGGCCGACAAGTTCCCGCTGCTGGAGATTCAAGCGTTGGGCTATCACTGCGCCATACATGGGCAAAAGAGTTACAACGGTGTTGCGATCCTTTCGCGCGATCCTCTTGAGATTACACAAGAAGGCCTGCCCGGTGACCCGGATGATCAGCAGGCGCGATATCTGGAAGCCAGAACCGCCGGTATTCGCGTCGCCAGTATCTACCTGCCAAACGGCAATCCCGTGGACACGCCGAAGTTCCAGTACAAGCTGGATTGGATGGACCGCCTCAAGGTTCATGCCGCCACGCTCCTGAAAACGGAAGAAGCCATCATTCTCGGTGGCGATTACAACTGCATTCCCGAACCACGGGATTGCTACGACCCAAAGGCATGGGCCGGTGATGCGTTATTCAAACCGCAGACGCGCGAAGCACTGAGGGAAATCGTGGCGCTTGGATATTACGAGGCCTTCCGGGAAATCCATCCCCAGCGGGTTGCTTATAGTTTCTGGGACTATCAGGCCCGCGCATGGGATGCCGACCATGGCATTCGCATTGATCATCTGTTGTTGTCGCCGCAAGCGGTCGATCTTCTGGAGGACTGCGATATCGACCGTGAACCACGCGGCCAGCCAAAGGCGTCAGACCATACACCCGTTTGGTGCACCTTGGCCGCCTAA
- the erpA gene encoding iron-sulfur cluster insertion protein ErpA, with amino-acid sequence MSEMTTIQRATQSLSLTENAAKRIAWLMQQEEQSNLMLRIAVSGGGCSGFQYGFSFDDNTNPDDVTFERDGARVVIDQMSLELLSGSQVDFVEDLMGAYFKIENPNATASCGCGTSFAI; translated from the coding sequence ATGAGCGAAATGACGACGATCCAACGAGCAACGCAGAGTCTTAGCCTGACCGAGAACGCCGCTAAGCGTATTGCTTGGCTGATGCAACAGGAAGAGCAATCAAACCTGATGCTGCGCATTGCCGTATCAGGGGGTGGTTGCTCCGGTTTTCAATACGGCTTTTCCTTCGATGATAACACCAATCCGGACGACGTGACCTTTGAGCGCGATGGTGCCAGGGTCGTGATCGACCAGATGTCGCTGGAGTTGTTGAGCGGGTCCCAGGTCGATTTCGTCGAGGATCTGATGGGGGCTTACTTCAAGATCGAGAACCCGAATGCAACGGCATCGTGCGGGTGTGGAACGTCTTTCGCAATTTAG
- a CDS encoding deoxyguanosinetriphosphate triphosphohydrolase → MTEKSLAVLACRPEQSRGRRYPAETSQTRSDFQRDRDRILHAGAFRKLQYKTQVFVIHEGDYYRTRLTHSLEVAQIARSIARALELNEDLAEACALAHDLGHPPFSHAGEDALHAAMEPYGGFDHNEQTFRIVTELERLYAAYDGLNLTWETLEGIVKHNGPLGGAGQRPVRASIAAFDAEWSLELGGFPSAEAQVAALADDIAYNSHDVDDGLRAGLFSVSDLECVPGVGDIFAQLRRQFPDLAPRRLRYEGVRRMITLLVDDLIAETRRRAIEAGLDSPDAVRTIGRPVVGFSEPLREQEKLLRAFLFERMYRHFRVNRTRRKARQVVRDLFECYLAEPECLPDEWRDRAENSVDKIAAARLVGDYIAGMTDSYALKEHKKLFDLYSIVDT, encoded by the coding sequence ATGACGGAAAAATCATTAGCGGTACTGGCCTGCCGCCCTGAACAGAGTAGGGGACGACGCTACCCCGCAGAGACCAGTCAAACACGCTCGGATTTCCAGCGTGACCGTGATCGGATTCTGCATGCTGGTGCCTTTCGCAAGCTCCAGTACAAGACACAGGTTTTTGTGATTCATGAGGGGGACTACTATAGGACACGCCTCACACATTCCTTGGAAGTCGCGCAAATCGCCCGCTCGATCGCTCGCGCTTTGGAACTCAACGAGGATTTAGCAGAAGCCTGTGCGCTCGCCCATGATTTGGGACATCCGCCGTTTTCGCATGCTGGCGAGGATGCTCTCCATGCGGCGATGGAGCCTTATGGCGGTTTTGATCACAACGAGCAGACGTTCCGTATCGTGACGGAACTGGAACGGCTTTACGCTGCTTATGACGGTTTGAATCTGACCTGGGAGACACTGGAGGGGATCGTCAAGCACAATGGCCCACTTGGAGGTGCTGGCCAGCGACCGGTCCGTGCGTCAATCGCAGCCTTCGATGCCGAATGGTCGCTGGAACTCGGCGGCTTTCCAAGCGCGGAAGCACAGGTCGCGGCGCTGGCCGATGATATCGCTTACAACAGCCATGACGTAGATGACGGACTAAGAGCAGGCCTGTTCTCGGTGTCGGACTTAGAATGCGTTCCAGGCGTCGGAGACATCTTTGCTCAGTTGCGCAGGCAGTTCCCTGATTTGGCGCCCAGACGGCTGCGCTATGAAGGCGTGCGGCGCATGATTACGCTTCTGGTTGATGATCTTATTGCGGAAACCCGGCGGCGGGCGATTGAAGCTGGCCTTGATAGCCCCGATGCCGTGCGCACGATTGGTAGACCAGTCGTCGGGTTCTCCGAGCCGCTGCGTGAACAGGAGAAGCTCTTGCGCGCCTTCCTGTTCGAGCGTATGTACCGCCACTTCCGCGTCAACCGGACACGGCGCAAGGCGAGACAAGTGGTGCGGGATTTGTTCGAATGCTATTTGGCGGAGCCGGAATGTCTGCCTGATGAATGGCGTGATCGCGCAGAAAACTCTGTCGATAAGATCGCAGCAGCGCGGCTCGTTGGGGACTACATCGCCGGGATGACAGATTCCTATGCCCTTAAGGAGCACAAGAAGCTCTTCGACCTCTATTCCATAGTAGATACATGA
- the argS gene encoding arginine--tRNA ligase, with protein sequence MNIFNYFSQKINVVIGEMQAAGEVPPNLDLQRVSAEAPRDTNHGDVATNAALVLSKAAGMNPRAFAEMLSARLALLPDVSASEVAGPGFINLRLSNLFWQERLREIIQAGTDYGSCELGGGRKVNVEYVSANPTGPLTVGHARGAVVGDALAAILEKAGYDVCREYYINDAGTQVDTLAQSAYLRYREALGEDIGEIPPGFYPGDYLKDVGQALAEAEGDSLVTLPEAEWFPRVRSFAIDALMTEVRNNLAALGIHQDEFSSERALVAAGGVEEVASFLKARGLIYEGVLEPPKGMKPDDWEPRPQTLFRSTDFGDDVDRPLKKSDGTWTYFAGDMAYHLDKFRRGYKLQIDVWGADHGGYIKRMQSAVKALTEGQGTLHIVLCQLVKLLRGGDPVKMSKRAGTFITLQDVIDEVGKDALRFIMLTRKSDQHLEFDLEKVMEQSRENPVFYVQYAHARCRSVLRHAASEMPEIPQDTVGMLAAPYNLLTDPEELALIKVMAGWPKVVEGAAEAYEPHRVAFYLYDLAAAFHQLWNKGRDDAQLRFLLDDQPELTRARLALVQALATVIASGLAVMGVEPVEEM encoded by the coding sequence ATGAACATTTTCAATTATTTCTCTCAAAAAATTAATGTTGTGATCGGCGAAATGCAGGCGGCGGGCGAGGTCCCGCCAAACCTGGATCTACAGCGTGTCTCCGCAGAAGCGCCGCGCGATACGAACCATGGGGATGTGGCGACCAATGCGGCCTTGGTCTTGTCCAAGGCAGCGGGCATGAACCCGCGCGCTTTTGCCGAGATGCTTTCAGCGCGCCTCGCATTGTTGCCGGACGTTTCGGCCAGCGAGGTGGCAGGCCCGGGCTTCATCAATCTACGCCTTTCCAATCTCTTTTGGCAGGAGCGGCTGCGTGAAATTATCCAGGCTGGCACCGACTACGGTAGTTGCGAACTCGGTGGTGGGCGAAAAGTGAACGTTGAGTACGTATCTGCAAACCCCACAGGTCCCTTGACGGTTGGACACGCCCGCGGCGCGGTCGTCGGCGATGCCTTGGCCGCAATCCTGGAAAAAGCCGGCTATGACGTCTGCAGAGAGTACTACATCAACGACGCAGGCACCCAAGTGGATACGCTTGCCCAGTCGGCCTATCTGCGCTACCGCGAAGCGCTCGGCGAGGATATCGGAGAGATTCCGCCAGGGTTCTACCCCGGTGATTATCTGAAGGATGTTGGTCAGGCCTTGGCAGAAGCCGAAGGTGATTCCCTGGTGACATTGCCGGAAGCGGAATGGTTTCCACGTGTCCGGAGCTTTGCTATTGACGCACTCATGACTGAGGTCCGGAACAACTTGGCGGCACTTGGCATTCATCAGGATGAATTCAGTTCGGAGCGCGCATTGGTTGCAGCGGGCGGTGTCGAAGAGGTGGCCAGCTTCCTTAAAGCACGCGGGCTGATCTACGAAGGGGTGCTGGAGCCGCCGAAAGGTATGAAGCCGGATGATTGGGAGCCTCGCCCGCAGACGCTCTTTCGGTCGACGGATTTTGGCGATGATGTGGATCGTCCGCTCAAGAAATCTGATGGAACCTGGACCTACTTTGCCGGGGATATGGCCTATCACTTGGACAAATTCCGACGCGGCTACAAGTTGCAGATCGATGTTTGGGGCGCCGACCACGGCGGATACATCAAGCGCATGCAATCCGCGGTCAAGGCTTTGACCGAGGGACAGGGGACACTGCACATAGTTCTGTGCCAGCTCGTAAAGCTGCTGCGTGGCGGCGATCCCGTGAAGATGTCGAAACGGGCCGGTACATTCATCACGTTGCAAGATGTCATCGACGAGGTCGGAAAGGACGCGCTCCGCTTCATCATGTTGACGCGCAAAAGCGATCAGCACCTTGAGTTCGACCTGGAAAAGGTTATGGAGCAGAGTCGCGAGAATCCGGTGTTTTACGTTCAGTATGCACACGCTCGTTGTCGTTCGGTGCTCAGACATGCCGCATCCGAAATGCCTGAAATTCCACAAGATACTGTGGGTATGCTCGCCGCGCCCTACAATCTCTTGACCGATCCCGAAGAGCTTGCTTTGATCAAGGTCATGGCAGGCTGGCCCAAAGTAGTGGAAGGGGCGGCTGAGGCTTACGAGCCGCATCGTGTGGCGTTTTACCTCTACGATCTAGCGGCGGCCTTCCACCAGCTTTGGAACAAAGGGCGGGACGATGCGCAGCTTCGCTTCCTGCTTGACGACCAGCCGGAATTGACGAGGGCTCGCCTTGCATTGGTTCAGGCATTGGCAACGGTAATCGCCTCCGGGCTAGCAGTGATGGGCGTGGAGCCGGTCGAGGAGATGTAG